The sequence CGCCGCAAGACCGCCGGATTCATCATGTCCAGCGACAAGCTCAAGGCGTTCGACACGAACAAGCTCCGCACCCGCTACGACGAGTACTGCGGCAAGCTGGACACTGATTTCGACTTCGGCAAGATCGAACTGATGCAGGTCGTCGGGAAGATCAAGAAGCCCGAGGAGGCCCGCGCCGTCATTCAGCTCGCTGTCCTGATCGGCAACGCCGATGGGAACTTCGACCAGCATG comes from Deinococcus sedimenti and encodes:
- a CDS encoding tellurite resistance TerB family protein, yielding MGFLNKLKQLAQDGSAAAQQNIARFQNAAFADATMAACALISAADGSVSPEERRKTAGFIMSSDKLKAFDTNKLRTRYDEYCGKLDTDFDFGKIELMQVVGKIKKPEEARAVIQLAVLIGNADGNFDQHEQKVVRELVFALKLDPNEFGL